The Natronoarchaeum mannanilyticum genome includes the window CGGACGCTGGAACTGCAGCGCGACGCCGAGCTGGTCGTCGAAACGCCGATCCGCTTCGACGCCGACGGCGCGCTCCGGGTGACGTACCTCGGCAGCGACGCCGCGTTCCGCGAACTTTACGAGGCGGTGGGCGAGGAGGCGGACGTCGCCTTCGAGGTGCTCGAAACGGGCCCGTACGAACCGGACGAGGCGCCGCTGACGAGGGTGCTGACCGCCCGCCAGCGGGAGGTGCTGGAGACGGCGGTCGAGGCGGGCTATTACCGGACGCCCAGGGAGGCGACGCTCGAAGAGGTCGCCGAATGCGTCGGCGTCGCTCCGACGACGGTCGGCGAGCACCTCCGAAAGATCGAGGAGCGAGTATTCGGCGCGCTCGTTCGGTGACGGCGCCGTTCGTCCGTGCGAGAGTGATAACTCTTAACACATGTCGGCGCACAGAACGTTCCATGACCTCGATTCGCGCGACGATCCGCGGCATGGCCGAGCGGGCGAACCCGGCGTTCGCGGCCGGCGCAGTCGCGATCCCGGTCGCCGCGTTCGCGTACGTCCTGCAGTTCGGCACGCTGATCCAGCACACGTTCGTCCACGTGATGGCGGGGATCCTCTGGACCGGCATCGACCTGTTCATGGCGCTCGTGCTCGGCCCCGTACTGGGCGGGCTGGCCGTCGAGGAGCGCGCGAGCGTGTTCGAGCGCTTCACCCCGAAAATGACGTTTCTGATGCCGACGCTGGCGCTGGTGACGATCGGCGGCGGCGTGACGCTGGCGGTCCGGATCGCCTTTTACGAACATCTCCAGCCATGGATTGCGATCCTCACCGCGGCGTCGCTGCTGCCGGCGCTCGCGCTGATCGGCTATCAGTTCGACGCCTTCGGCGACCGGCGCTGGCAGGCCGCCTTCGGGCTCGCGCTGCTGGGAAGCGGCGCGTACCTCGCGGCGACGCTGCCCGACTTCGCGATGACCGCGCCCGCGATCGTCGTCGCCATCGCGATCGTGATCGTGCTCAGCGTGCTGGGCTTCGGCGTCCTGCTGCCCGGCGAGGTGCGCATGTACCGCCAGATGGTCTCGGCGAATCCAGACCCGGACGTGATCAGCTCGATCGGGATGCGAAACGCCCGGCTCAGCGGCGTCCAGGGCGTCTTTCAGCTCGCGATCATCGTGGTCATGGTGTACCTTCGCTACGGCGGGTTCTGAGGTGCGATTCGGTTCGCCACGCCGGCGTCGACGTCGGTGCAGCGCGTCCGAGCGGCGCGGGTCGAACGACGGTTTTAGGTCGTGCGAAAAATTATTTGAGTATTGATAAGTTATAAGAGGGTAGGACGCCTCTGATGTAGTATGATGAACACGCAGGCGACCGTCCGGCAGGAAGCAGATACGGTAGAGGAGAACCCCGTTCGACTGGATCAGGAAAAGGCAGAGCAGATCGTCGAGGCCCTGAACCGGGACCTCGCCGACGCGTACGTCCTCTACCACCAGCTCCACAAGCACCACTGGAACGTCGAAGGCGCGGAGTTCCTCGACATCCACGTGTTCCTCCAGGAAGTGTACGAGGACGTCGAGGACGCCGCCGACGAACTGGCGGAGCGACTCCAGGCGCTCGGCGGCGTCCCGCACGCCAGCATGACGACGCTCGCCGAGCGGGCGACGGTCGAACCCGAAGACGAGGACGTCTACGACGTCCGGACGTCGCTCGAAAACGACCTCGAGATGATGGGCGACATCGTCGAGAGCTACCGCCAGCACATCGAACTCGCCGACGGCCTCGGCGACTACGCGACGGGGGAGATGCTGCGCGAACAGCTCGAAACCATCGAGGAGCACACCCACCACATCGAGCACTACCTCGAGGACGACTCGCTCGTCGTCGAATCGGCGACCAACTGAGCGGATCGTTCGATCCCGCGCCGCGTCGAGCCTACAGCGGAGAGGGCACCGGACGGTCGTCGTCGGATGACGACGCCGTCTCGAGGGGCAGCGTCGACGCGAGGCGATCCGCTACGGCCGGACTGATAGCTCCCGCGACCCGCAGCGCTTCCGCCTCGAAGTCGTCGAGATCGAGCACGTCCCGAAAGAACACGGCGAGCGTGACGTACGTCTCGAACAGTTCTTCGACGGCTTCTCTCCCCTCGGTCGTGAGCCGCGCTCCGTCGTAGGGTTCGTAACTGACGAGATTTCGCTCTTCGAGACGCTGGAGCATCTCCGTCGTCGCGGACGGCGACCTGTCGACCGCGGCGGCGACGTCGCCGGGCGGAACCGGCCCCGACCGTCGTCGCTCGGCGATCCGCAGGACGAGCAGGTACTGCGACGCGCCCGTCGTCGATCGATCTTCGTCGGTCACGTGTGTCTGGTAGCTACGTTATAGTTCGACCGCGGCCCGAATCGCCCCGCTCCGGCGTCGATCGGCTACTCGGTACGCTCCGCGGCTGACCGCCGTTCCTCATGTCTTTTAGGCTAGCCTAAATAAATATAAACGCACCGGTTCTCGGACACCCCGGAGGAGACAGACGCTACGGATCTCAGCGAAAAGGACAGGCCCGCCTTCTGAAGCGTTGCTGACGGCTCGGGCGAAAACAACTCCCGACTGCCGCCTCGCGAACTGGGCATGCGACGCCGAACGTCAGCGAGACGAGCCGTTCGTGCCTTTATGGGCAGGTTCGTGGTACAGGACGCATGAGCACGATCGCGGAGATCTGCATCCCCACCGACGAGTTCGTCCTCCGCGAGACGCTGGATGCGGTCCCCGACGCCGAGTTCGAGGTGATGCGGGTCGCCGCCCACGGCACCGACGACGTGA containing:
- a CDS encoding helix-turn-helix domain-containing protein; amino-acid sequence: MRYLTALVEPAADAFHPLGRELSAEPSIRREAIHHVELLDDETVLLFAEGSGDRDRYEAIMRDSEYVVDYLVSGGERWTAVSQFEPTELARRTLELQRDAELVVETPIRFDADGALRVTYLGSDAAFRELYEAVGEEADVAFEVLETGPYEPDEAPLTRVLTARQREVLETAVEAGYYRTPREATLEEVAECVGVAPTTVGEHLRKIEERVFGALVR
- the dpsA gene encoding DNA starvation/stationary phase protection protein DpsA; this translates as MNTQATVRQEADTVEENPVRLDQEKAEQIVEALNRDLADAYVLYHQLHKHHWNVEGAEFLDIHVFLQEVYEDVEDAADELAERLQALGGVPHASMTTLAERATVEPEDEDVYDVRTSLENDLEMMGDIVESYRQHIELADGLGDYATGEMLREQLETIEEHTHHIEHYLEDDSLVVESATN
- a CDS encoding metal-dependent transcriptional regulator; amino-acid sequence: MTDEDRSTTGASQYLLVLRIAERRRSGPVPPGDVAAAVDRSPSATTEMLQRLEERNLVSYEPYDGARLTTEGREAVEELFETYVTLAVFFRDVLDLDDFEAEALRVAGAISPAVADRLASTLPLETASSSDDDRPVPSPL